The genomic segment CCGACGCCGATGCTGATGCCGATGCCGAAAGCACGCTGGACGTGGCGGTGTTGGGTGCGCATGCGCGGCGGTGGCTGCCGGACTTCATGGTCCCGTCGGTGTTCATGACGCTGGATGAGTTCCCGCTGCTCCCGAACGGCAAGATCGACCGCTCCGCACTGCCTGCCCCTGACTCCGAGGCTGCCCGGGCGGTGTTCCGGGACCCGCAGAGCGAGGCGGAGAAACTGATCGCCGGGATCTGGCAGGAACTCCTCGACGTCCCCCGCGTCGGCGCGGACGACGACTTCTTCACCCTCGGCGGCCACTCCATCCTGGCCAGCCGCGTAACCAGCAGGCTCGCCACGCGCACGGGCATGGACGTCCCGCTGAACCTGCTGTTCGAGTACCCCGTCCTCGCCGACCTCGCCACCCAGCTGCCCGATCCGGCGACATGGCCGGCCCAGGCCGCCATTCCCCGCGTACGCCGGGTCCTGGGACGTGCCGGATCGAGCTGAACGAACCCCACGGCCAACAGGACCACCACGGCCAACAGGACCACCACAGCCAACAGGACCACCACGGCCGCCACGGCCAACACAGCCATCAGCAGGACCACTGGAACACGCGAACCAGGAGAAAACGATGAGTCAGACAGAGCACATACTCCACACCTCCCCGGTCGGCGCGGGCGTCGGTGACGCCAAGGCGACCGTGCCCGCAACCTCCGCCGCACCCAAGCCGGATGCCTCCACCGGCCTCTACGCGCCGCAGCCCGCGATGCTGGGATTCGCCGGCTTCCTGCTCGGTTCCCTCTCGCTGGCGTTCTACCTGAAGGATGTCAGCATCCCGGCCAACTCCCTGGTCGCCCAGTTGCCGATCATGGTGTTCAGCAGCGCCATCCTGCTGCTGATGGCCGCCGGCTGGGCCATGCGCCTGGGAGACGGGGTGTTCGCCGCGGTGTACGGCCTGTTCGGCACGTTCTGGCTGAGCTTCTCGGTGCTCAGCATCGCGCTGAACAACAACTGGATGGGCGAATTCGAGAACATCGAACAGCGCAGGGCCACGGCCAACTTCGTCCTCGTCTGGGCCATTGTGATCATTCTGCTGACCCTGACGACCCTGCGCCTGCCCAAGGCGTTCACGTTCCTGTTCGTGGTGGTCTCCACGACGCTGCTCGTCCTCTTCGGGTCGATCGAGCAGGCCATCGACCAGATGATCAACAACCCGGCGAAGCCCGACGACCCGTGGCTCGTCTACGTGGGCATCGGCACCATGTTCCTCTTCATCGCCATCGGCATGTACATCTTCGCCAGCGCCGTGCACAGCGCCACCGGCGCCAAGCGCATACCGCTGGGCAAGCCGTTCATCAAGTCCCGGTAGTCCAGGCCTCGCAGGACCCCCTCGGCCGGGCACCGAACCGCGGCAGGTCACGCCGCCCCCGGTGCCCGGCCCTCCGGCCCCGCCCGCAGGCCGGGAATCGCCGGCCCTCGACGCCGGCCGGCCTGTCTGGGGGCACGTTCACTCTCACTGACTGGGCTCTCCTCGATGACTCCACAGGAAACGACCGTCTCTTCCCCCGCGCGCGCCGGAAAACGTGAATGGACGGCTCTCGGTGTTCTCGCTCTGCCGGCGATGCTCATCACCCTCGACAACACGGTGCTGCACCTGGCCGTGCCGCACCTGAACGCGAGCCTGAACCCCAGCGGTCTGCAACTGCTGTGGGCCGTCGACGTCTACAGCTTTCTGATCGCCAGCCTGCTGGTCGTCGCGGGTACGTTGGGCGACCGGATCGGGCGCCGCCGGCTGCTGCTGATCGGCGCGGTGGGCTTCGGTGCCGCCTCGCTGCTGACGGCGTTCTCCACCAGTGCCGAGATGCTGATCGTCAGCCGTGCGCTGCTCGGCATCGCCGGGGCGACCTTGACGCCTTCCTCGATGTCGCTGATCCGCAACATGTTCCACGACGCCCGGCAGCGTGCCGTGGCCTTCAGCGTCTGGATCGCCTGTTTCCTGGTGGGCGGCGCCATCGGCCCGCTCGTCGGTGGCGCGATGCTGGAACACTTCTGGTGGGGCTCGGTCTTCCTGCTGAGCGTGCCGGCCATGGTGCTCACGCTGATCCTCGGTCCCGTGCTGCTCCCCGAGTACCGCGACCCCGAGCCGGGCCCCCTGGACTGGGCGAGCGCGGGCCTGCTCGTGCTCTCCCTGCTCGCCACCGTCTACGGTCTCAAGAAGCTCGCCGGCGACGGCATGGCCGCGGTCCCCGTCCTGGCCCTCCTCGCCGGTCTCGCCCTGGGCGTGGCCTTCGTCGTGCGCCAGCGCAGGCTCACCCACCCGCTGATCGACATGGGGCTGTTCCGCGAGCGGACCTTCTCCGTATCCCTCGGTGCGATGGGGCTCGCCCTCTTCGTGATGTCGGGATCGCAGTTCTTCATGGCGCAGTACATCCAGATGGTGGTGGGACTGTCGCCGCTGGAGGCCGGGTTGGCGTCGCTGCCGGGCAGCGTCGGGGGTGTGACGGGGGCGTTGCTCGCCCCGGTGGCTCTGCGGTGGACGCGTGCGGCGCATGTGATGACCGTGGGCCTCGCGATCACCGCGGTCGGCTTCGTGGTCCTGGCCCAGGCAGGTGCCGACAGCGGGCCGGTCACGGTGATGGTCGCGCTGGGGCTGCTGAACTTCGGCGTCGGTCCCGCCATCGTGCTCGGCACCGACATGATGATCAATTCCGCGCCGCCGGAGAAGGCCGGAGCGGTCTCCGCCATCTCGGACACCTCTCACGAACTGGGCCTGGGCCTGGGCATCGCCGTACTCGGCAGCATCGGGAACGCGGCATACCGCGGTCAGGTCTCCGGCGAACTGCCCGCCGGGCTGCCCGAGGAGGCCGCTGCGGGGATCCAGGACACCATCGGCAACGCTGTCGACCAGGTCTCCCGTCTGCCGGAGGACCTCGGCACAGCCGCGCTGGATGTGGCACGGGAGGCGTTCACCCACGGGATGGTGCTGGTGAGCGTCATCTGCGGGGTCCTGACGGTGGTGACCGTGTTCATGACGCTGGGCCTGCGCAGGGTGCCCGCGGTCGTCGGGAGCGATGAGGCGGGCGAAGCCGACGAGGCCGGCAGGGCCGGCGCGTCCGAAGAGCCCGGCAAGGCAGGCAAGCCCGGCGAGGCGTCGGCGGAACTGCAGGAAGCCGGCGGCCGCACCACCGACTGACGCTGCGAACTGCGAACTGCGAACTGCGAACTGCGAACTGCGAACTGCGAACTGTGACTGCCCGACACCCGCAGCGGGATGTCGGGCAGCACCCGCACGGCAGGCCGAGGTCAGGAGCCGGATGCCGGGTCCAGCGTCGCGGCGATCACGAGGTATCCGTTGTCCGGGCTGGCCGCCGCGCGGCGCATGAGGTCGATGTACTGGTCGACCGGTTCCGGGCCGTCGAGCCGGGCCAGTTCGTCGCGCCGGGCCTCGACGACATCGGCCATGATCATCCCTGTCCGGACCACGTGGTCGCTGATGTCACGGATCTCGACGTCGACGAACCCATGGGCGGCCAGCAGCTCGGAGTACTCGGCGGCGGTGGCGAACGGGCTCACGTGGTAGGCGGCGCAGATGTCGTCGAGCACCTTGCGGCCTTCGGGACTCACCGGCGGGCGTTCGACGGTGTCGGCGATCACCAGCCGCCCGCCGGGGCGCAGCACCCTGGCCGTCTCGGCGAGCGCCCGGCCCCGGTCCGGCACGTGGAGCATCGACTCGATCGCCCACGCGTCGTCGAACGAGTCGTCACCGAACGGCAGCGCCATCACGTCGGCGTTGTGGAAGGCGGTCACGTCCGACCGGCCCGCCTCCACGGCGCGTTCGGTGGCCTGCTCCACCTCGACGTCGCTGATGGCGATGCCGGTGACGTGCGCGTCCCTGGCCGCGACGAGCTGCAGCGCGGGTTTGCCCACACCACAGCCGATGTCGAGGACCGCGGCGCCGGGGGCGGGGT from the Streptomyces sp. NBC_00310 genome contains:
- a CDS encoding GPR1/FUN34/YaaH family transporter, with amino-acid sequence MSQTEHILHTSPVGAGVGDAKATVPATSAAPKPDASTGLYAPQPAMLGFAGFLLGSLSLAFYLKDVSIPANSLVAQLPIMVFSSAILLLMAAGWAMRLGDGVFAAVYGLFGTFWLSFSVLSIALNNNWMGEFENIEQRRATANFVLVWAIVIILLTLTTLRLPKAFTFLFVVVSTTLLVLFGSIEQAIDQMINNPAKPDDPWLVYVGIGTMFLFIAIGMYIFASAVHSATGAKRIPLGKPFIKSR
- a CDS encoding MFS transporter, whose translation is MTPQETTVSSPARAGKREWTALGVLALPAMLITLDNTVLHLAVPHLNASLNPSGLQLLWAVDVYSFLIASLLVVAGTLGDRIGRRRLLLIGAVGFGAASLLTAFSTSAEMLIVSRALLGIAGATLTPSSMSLIRNMFHDARQRAVAFSVWIACFLVGGAIGPLVGGAMLEHFWWGSVFLLSVPAMVLTLILGPVLLPEYRDPEPGPLDWASAGLLVLSLLATVYGLKKLAGDGMAAVPVLALLAGLALGVAFVVRQRRLTHPLIDMGLFRERTFSVSLGAMGLALFVMSGSQFFMAQYIQMVVGLSPLEAGLASLPGSVGGVTGALLAPVALRWTRAAHVMTVGLAITAVGFVVLAQAGADSGPVTVMVALGLLNFGVGPAIVLGTDMMINSAPPEKAGAVSAISDTSHELGLGLGIAVLGSIGNAAYRGQVSGELPAGLPEEAAAGIQDTIGNAVDQVSRLPEDLGTAALDVAREAFTHGMVLVSVICGVLTVVTVFMTLGLRRVPAVVGSDEAGEADEAGRAGASEEPGKAGKPGEASAELQEAGGRTTD
- a CDS encoding methyltransferase domain-containing protein, producing the protein MADKLLSGVDDVAGFYEGLGQVLNAAWGENLHYGYWEDDADDSSVEVATARLTDLLITLLDPAPGAAVLDIGCGVGKPALQLVAARDAHVTGIAISDVEVEQATERAVEAGRSDVTAFHNADVMALPFGDDSFDDAWAIESMLHVPDRGRALAETARVLRPGGRLVIADTVERPPVSPEGRKVLDDICAAYHVSPFATAAEYSELLAAHGFVDVEIRDISDHVVRTGMIMADVVEARRDELARLDGPEPVDQYIDLMRRAAASPDNGYLVIAATLDPASGS